A single window of Falco rusticolus isolate bFalRus1 chromosome 16, bFalRus1.pri, whole genome shotgun sequence DNA harbors:
- the IGSF9B gene encoding protein turtle homolog B isoform X1, translated as MIWYVAALVASVLGARGLPVQGALGSREEPEFVTARAGESVILGCDVIHPLTGQPPPYVVEWFKFGVPIPIFIKFGFYPPHVDPEYAGRASLHDKASLRIEQVRSEDQGWYECKVLMLDQQYDTFHNGSWVHLTVNAPPTFTETPPQYVEAKEGSSVTLTCMAFGNPKPIVTWLKEGDLLGANGKYQVSDGSLTVLSVSREDRGAYTCRAYSIQGEAVHTTRLLVQGPPFIVSPPENITVNISQDALFTCQAEAYPGNLTYLWYWEEENVYFKNDLKLRVRILIDGTLIIFRVKPEDAGKYTCIPSNSLGRSPSASAYLTVQYPARVVNMPPVIYVPIGIHGYIRCPVEAEPPVTLVKWNKDGRPLRIEKYSGWNLLEDGSIRIEEATEDALGTYTCVPYNALGTMGQSPPARLVLKDPPYFTVLPGWEYRQEAGRELLIPCAAAGDPFPIIAWRKVLSKMGEPAALPRPERPDPLPVAGGVPWPAQVGKPSRSKHNTLPGGTLQIRSLGKDDHGEWECVATNVVASITASTHLTVVGTSPHAPTSVHVVVAMTSANVSWEPGYDGGYEQTFSVWYGPLMKRAQFGPHDWLSLPVPAGSSWLLVDTLEPETAYQFSVLAQNKLGTSSFSEVVTVNTLAFPVTTPEPLVLVTPPRCLTANRTQQGVLLSWLPPANHSFPIDRYIMEFRVAERWEILDDGILGTESEFFAKDLSQDTWYEFRVLAVMQDLISEPSNVAGVSSTDVFPQPDLTDEGLARPVLAGIVATICFLAAAILFSTLAACFVNKQRKRKLKRKKDPPLSITHCRKSLESPLSSGKVSPESIRTLRPPSESSDDQGPQAKRMLSPTKEKELSLYKKTKRAISSKKYSVSKAEAEAEATTPIELISRGPDGRFVMDPAEMEPSLKTRRIEGFPFVEETDMYPEFRQSDEENDDPVVPTSVTALKAQLTPLSSSQESYLQPPAYSPRFHRALEGPGALQATGQARPPAPRAFHHQFYGYLSSSSPGEVDPPPFYMPEVSPLSSVMSSPPLPPEGPFGHPTIPEENGENASNSTLPLAQTPTGGRSPEPWGRAEFPFGSLELAPAPFPHQLQPCEAAEGTQPTGCLPRGPPPTSLQVVPASYPGILPLEAPKSWTGKSPGRGQPSVPTTTKWQDKPMQPMGCQGQLRHTSQGMGIPVLPYHEPSEPVGPSGTSTFSLDTRWYEPQPRPRPSPRQVRRAEPSLHQVVLQPSRLSPLTQSPLSSRNSSPELTARARPRPGIIQQAEVSEITLQPPAAVSFSRKSTPSTGSPAPSSQGGSPSYRPTATFASLATGFSGSQGSSLPVDTMDVFGDIPSPRRAGEEILQPEPTSTTVAATGKRPSPSGDAAAPERLEALKYQRIKKPKKSSKGSSKSRKQPNGSASQVQQLPSSQVLWPDEAVCLRKKKRHPRQDPFARLSALKDDLCHRQLPEDQTAILNSVDHDDTGGHATLL; from the exons GCCGGGCCAGCCTGCACGACAAAGCCTCCCTGCGCATTGAGCAGGTCCGCTCTGAGGACCAGGGCTGGTACGAGTGCAAAGTGCTCATGCTGGACCAGCAGTACGACACCTTCCACAACGGCAGCTGGGTCCATCTCACGGTCAACG CTCCCCCCACCTTCACGGAGACGCCGCCGCAGTACGTAGAGGCGAAGGAGGGCAGCAGCGTCACCTTGACCTGCATGGCGTTCGGGAACCCCAAGCCCATCGTCACCTGGCTGAAAGAGGGAGACCTTTTGGGTGCCAATGGCAAGTACCAG GTGAGCGACGGGAGCCTTACGGTGCTCTCCGTCAGCCGGGAGGACAGGGGTGCCTACACCTGCCGGGCGTACAGCATCCAGGGGGAGGCTGTGCACACCACGCGCCTGCTCGTTCAAG gACCTCCCTTTATTGTTTCCCCTCCGGAGAACATCACGGTCAACATCTCCCAGGATGCGCTCTTCACCTGCCAAGCTGAGGCATACCCCGGGAACCTCACCTACCTGTGGTACTGGGAGGAGGAGAACGTCTACTTCAAGAA CGACCTGAAGTTGAGGGTGCGAATCCTGATTGACGGGACGCTGATCATTTTCCGTGTCAAGCCAGAAGATGCTGGAAAATACACCTGTATCCCCAGCAACAGCCTGGGCCGCTCGCCATCTGCCTCTGCCTACCTGACAGTGCAGT atCCTGCCCGCGTGGTGAACATGCCCCCTGTCATCTACGTTCCCATCGGGATACACGGATACATCCGCTGCCCGGTCGAGGCAGAGCCCCCAGTCACGCTGGTCAAGTGGAACAAAGACGGACGTCCCCTGCGAATCGAGAAG TATTCTGGCTGGAACCTGCTGGAAGACGGGTCGATCCGGATAGAGGAGGCAACTGAAGATGCTCTCGGCACTTACACCTGTGTGCCTTATAACGCCCTGGGTACGATGGGCCAGTCTCCCCCTGCCCGACTGGTACTGAAG GACCCCCCCTATTTCACGGTGCTACCAGGCTGGGAGTACAGacaggaggcagggagggagctgttGATTCCTTGCGCTGCTGCCGGAGACCCCTTTCCCATCATCGCCTGGAGAAAG GTCCTCTCGAAAATGGGGGAACCGGCTGCCTTGCCGCGACCGGAGAGACCAGACCCCTTGCCGGTGGCCGGCGGTGTCCCCTGGCCCGCGCAG GTAGGGAAGCCCAGCAGGAGCAAGCACAACACGCTGCCCGGTGGCACCTTGCAGATCCGCTCCCTCGGCAAGGATGACCACGGCGAGTGGGAGTGCGTCGCCACCAACGTTGTCGCAAGCATTACTGCCAGCACCCACCTTACCGTCGTAG GCACGAGCCCTCACGCTCCGACCAGCGTGCACGTTGTGGTCGCCATGACCTCAGCCAACGTCTCCTGGGAGCCCGGCTACGACGGTGGATACGAGCAGACTTTCTCAGTTTGGTACGGCCCTCT GATGAAGAGAGCCCAGTTTGGCCCCCACGACTGGCTGTCtctccctgtgccagctggtTCCAGTTGGCTACTGGTGGATACCTTGGAACCAGAGACTGCATACCAGTTCAGTGTCTTGGCTCAAAACAAGCTGGGTACCAGCTCCTTCAGTGAGGTGGTCACTGTGAACACTCTAG CATTCCCTGTAACAACTCCAGAGCCTCTGGTGTTGGTTACCCCACCGAGGTGCCTAACAGCCAACCGGACACAGCAAGGCGTCCTCTTGTCGTGGCTTCCTCCCGCTAACCACAGCTTCCCCATCGACCGCTACATCATGGAGTTCCGCGTCGCGGAGAGGTGGGAGATCTTGGACGATGGCATCCTGGGGACTGAGAGCGAGTTTTTTGCCAAGGACTTGTCCCAG GACACCTGGTATGAGTTCCGGGTCCTGGCAGTCATGCAGGATCTCATCAGCGAACCCAGCAACGTTGCTGGCGTGTCCAGTACAG ACGTATTCCCTCAGCCTGACCTGACGGACGAGGGTCTAGCCCGCCCAGTGCTGGCTGGCATCGTTGCCACCATCTGCTTCCTGGCTGCCGCCATCCTCTTCAGCACACTCGCCGCCTGCTTCGTCAACAAGCAACGCAAACGCAAGCTCAAGCGCAAGAAAG ACCCTCCTCTCTCGATAACCCACTGCAGGAAGAGTTTGGAGTCCCC GTTGTCTTCCGGCAAGGTGAGTCCTGAGAGCATCCGCACGCTCCGTCCACCCTCGGAGTCCTCTGACGACCAGGGCCCGCAGGCCAAGCGGATGCTGAGCCCCACCAAGGAGAAGGAACTCTCCCTTTACAAGAAGACCAAGCGAGCCATCAGCAGCAAGAAGTACAGCGTCTCCAAGGCGGAGGCCGAAGCTGAGGCCACCACCCCCATCGAGCTCATCAGCCGCGGGCCGGATGGCCGCTTTGTCATGGACCCAGCGGAGATGGAGCCCTCCCTGAAGACGCGGCGGATCGAGGGCTTCCCCTTCGTGGAGGAGACTGACATGTACCCCGAGTTCAGGCAGTCGGACGAGGAGAATGACGACCCCGTCGTCCCCACCTCCGTCACCGCCCTGAAAGCCCAGCTCACCCCTCTCTCCTCCAGCCAGGAGTCCTACCTTCAGCCACCAGCATACAGCCCCCGGTTCCACCGGGCGCTGGAGGGTCCCGGCGCCCTGCAGGCCACCGGCCAggcccgcccgccggccccccggGCTTTCCACCACCAGTTTTACGGttacctcagcagcagcagccccggggAGGTGGACCCACCGCCCTTCTACATGCCAGAAGTCAGCCCGCTGAGCTCAGTCATGTCCTCCCCACCGCTGCCCCCCGAGGGGCCCTTTGGACACCCCACCATCCCCGAGGAGAACGGGGAGAACGCCTCCAACAGCACGCTGCCCCTGGCCCAGACCCCCACGGGGGGCCGGTCCCCCgagccctggggcagggccgAGTTCCCCTTCGGCAGCCTGGAGCTGGCCCCCGCGCCGTtcccccaccagctccagccctgcgAGGCGGCCGAGGGCACCCAGCCCACCGGCTGCCTTCCTCGAGggccaccccccacctccctccaggTGGTCCCCGCGTCCTACCCGGGCATCTTGCCCCTGGAGGCACCAAAGAGCTGGACCGGCAAGTCACCCGGCAGGGGCCAACCCTCTgtgcccaccaccaccaagtgGCAGGACAAACCTATGCAACCCATGGGATGTCAAGGGCAGCTAAGACATACCAGCCAAGGTATGGGCATACCCGTGTTGCCTTACCACGAACCGTCCGAGCCCGTCGGCCCCAGCGGCACAAGCACATTCAGCCTGGACACCAGGTGGTACGAGCCCCAACCCCGACCTCGGCCCAGCCCTCGGCAGGTCAGGAGGGCTGAGCCCAGTTTACATCAGGTGGTGCTACAACCTTCGAGGCTTTCTCCTCTGACCCAAAGCCCCCTCAGCTCCCGCAACAGCTCCCCGGAGCTGACCGCCCgtgcccggccccggccgggcATCATCCAGCAGGCGGAGGTGTCGGAGatcaccctgcagccccccgcggCGGTCAGCTTCTCCCGCAAGTCCACGCCGTCGACGGGATCCCCCGCGCCGAGCAGCcaggggggcagccccagctaCCGACCTACCGCCACCTTCGCCTCCCTGGCCACTGGCTTCTCCGGCTCCCAGGGCTCCTCCCTGCCCGTGGACACCATGGATGTTTTCGGAGACATCCCTTCTCCAAGGAGGGCCGGCGAGGAGATTCTCCAACCAGAGCCGACATCCACCACGGTAGCCGCCACGGG AAAACGTCCATCTCCGTCCGGGGACGCTGCTGCACCTGAGAGGCTCGAAGCACTGAAATACCAGCGGATAAAGAAGCCCAAAAAGTCATCCAAGGGCTCCTCGAAATCCAGAAAACAACCCA ACGGCTCTGCCTCCCAGGttcagcagcttcccagctctCAGGTACTGTGGCCTGACGAAGCTGTCTGCCTCCGCAAGAAGAAGAGACACCCTCGTCAGGACCCCTTTGCCCGCCTCTCGGCGCTGAAGGACGACCTCTGCCACCGGCAGCTCCCCGAAGACCAGACGGCCATTCTCAACAGCGTGGACCACGACGACACCGGCGGGCACGCCACGTTGCTTTAG
- the IGSF9B gene encoding protein turtle homolog B isoform X3, producing the protein MIWYVAALVASVLGARGLPVQGALGSREEPEFVTARAGESVILGCDVIHPLTGQPPPYVVEWFKFGVPIPIFIKFGFYPPHVDPEYAGRASLHDKASLRIEQVRSEDQGWYECKVLMLDQQYDTFHNGSWVHLTVNAPPTFTETPPQYVEAKEGSSVTLTCMAFGNPKPIVTWLKEGDLLGANGKYQVSDGSLTVLSVSREDRGAYTCRAYSIQGEAVHTTRLLVQGPPFIVSPPENITVNISQDALFTCQAEAYPGNLTYLWYWEEENVYFKNDLKLRVRILIDGTLIIFRVKPEDAGKYTCIPSNSLGRSPSASAYLTVQYPARVVNMPPVIYVPIGIHGYIRCPVEAEPPVTLVKWNKDGRPLRIEKYSGWNLLEDGSIRIEEATEDALGTYTCVPYNALGTMGQSPPARLVLKDPPYFTVLPGWEYRQEAGRELLIPCAAAGDPFPIIAWRKVLSKMGEPAALPRPERPDPLPVAGGVPWPAQVGKPSRSKHNTLPGGTLQIRSLGKDDHGEWECVATNVVASITASTHLTVVGTSPHAPTSVHVVVAMTSANVSWEPGYDGGYEQTFSVWYGPLMKRAQFGPHDWLSLPVPAGSSWLLVDTLEPETAYQFSVLAQNKLGTSSFSEVVTVNTLAFPVTTPEPLVLVTPPRCLTANRTQQGVLLSWLPPANHSFPIDRYIMEFRVAERWEILDDGILGTESEFFAKDLSQDTWYEFRVLAVMQDLISEPSNVAGVSSTDVFPQPDLTDEGLARPVLAGIVATICFLAAAILFSTLAACFVNKQRKRKLKRKKDPPLSITHCRKSLESPLSSGKVSPESIRTLRPPSESSDDQGPQAKRMLSPTKEKELSLYKKTKRAISSKKYSVSKAEAEAEATTPIELISRGPDGRFVMDPAEMEPSLKTRRIEGFPFVEETDMYPEFRQSDEENDDPVVPTSVTALKAQLTPLSSSQESYLQPPAYSPRFHRALEGPGALQATGQARPPAPRAFHHQFYGYLSSSSPGEVDPPPFYMPEVSPLSSVMSSPPLPPEGPFGHPTIPEENGENASNSTLPLAQTPTGGRSPEPWGRAEFPFGSLELAPAPFPHQLQPCEAAEGTQPTGCLPRGPPPTSLQVVPASYPGILPLEAPKSWTGKSPGRGQPSVPTTTKWQDKPMQPMGCQGQLRHTSQGMGIPVLPYHEPSEPVGPSGTSTFSLDTRWYEPQPRPRPSPRQVRRAEPSLHQVVLQPSRLSPLTQSPLSSRNSSPELTARARPRPGIIQQAEVSEITLQPPAAVSFSRKSTPSTGSPAPSSQGGSPSYRPTATFASLATGFSGSQGSSLPVDTMDVFGDIPSPRRAGEEILQPEPTSTTVAATGVSLGTLQHPFWRRNPAGFARKRLVPRARVAWPLPWRAGF; encoded by the exons GCCGGGCCAGCCTGCACGACAAAGCCTCCCTGCGCATTGAGCAGGTCCGCTCTGAGGACCAGGGCTGGTACGAGTGCAAAGTGCTCATGCTGGACCAGCAGTACGACACCTTCCACAACGGCAGCTGGGTCCATCTCACGGTCAACG CTCCCCCCACCTTCACGGAGACGCCGCCGCAGTACGTAGAGGCGAAGGAGGGCAGCAGCGTCACCTTGACCTGCATGGCGTTCGGGAACCCCAAGCCCATCGTCACCTGGCTGAAAGAGGGAGACCTTTTGGGTGCCAATGGCAAGTACCAG GTGAGCGACGGGAGCCTTACGGTGCTCTCCGTCAGCCGGGAGGACAGGGGTGCCTACACCTGCCGGGCGTACAGCATCCAGGGGGAGGCTGTGCACACCACGCGCCTGCTCGTTCAAG gACCTCCCTTTATTGTTTCCCCTCCGGAGAACATCACGGTCAACATCTCCCAGGATGCGCTCTTCACCTGCCAAGCTGAGGCATACCCCGGGAACCTCACCTACCTGTGGTACTGGGAGGAGGAGAACGTCTACTTCAAGAA CGACCTGAAGTTGAGGGTGCGAATCCTGATTGACGGGACGCTGATCATTTTCCGTGTCAAGCCAGAAGATGCTGGAAAATACACCTGTATCCCCAGCAACAGCCTGGGCCGCTCGCCATCTGCCTCTGCCTACCTGACAGTGCAGT atCCTGCCCGCGTGGTGAACATGCCCCCTGTCATCTACGTTCCCATCGGGATACACGGATACATCCGCTGCCCGGTCGAGGCAGAGCCCCCAGTCACGCTGGTCAAGTGGAACAAAGACGGACGTCCCCTGCGAATCGAGAAG TATTCTGGCTGGAACCTGCTGGAAGACGGGTCGATCCGGATAGAGGAGGCAACTGAAGATGCTCTCGGCACTTACACCTGTGTGCCTTATAACGCCCTGGGTACGATGGGCCAGTCTCCCCCTGCCCGACTGGTACTGAAG GACCCCCCCTATTTCACGGTGCTACCAGGCTGGGAGTACAGacaggaggcagggagggagctgttGATTCCTTGCGCTGCTGCCGGAGACCCCTTTCCCATCATCGCCTGGAGAAAG GTCCTCTCGAAAATGGGGGAACCGGCTGCCTTGCCGCGACCGGAGAGACCAGACCCCTTGCCGGTGGCCGGCGGTGTCCCCTGGCCCGCGCAG GTAGGGAAGCCCAGCAGGAGCAAGCACAACACGCTGCCCGGTGGCACCTTGCAGATCCGCTCCCTCGGCAAGGATGACCACGGCGAGTGGGAGTGCGTCGCCACCAACGTTGTCGCAAGCATTACTGCCAGCACCCACCTTACCGTCGTAG GCACGAGCCCTCACGCTCCGACCAGCGTGCACGTTGTGGTCGCCATGACCTCAGCCAACGTCTCCTGGGAGCCCGGCTACGACGGTGGATACGAGCAGACTTTCTCAGTTTGGTACGGCCCTCT GATGAAGAGAGCCCAGTTTGGCCCCCACGACTGGCTGTCtctccctgtgccagctggtTCCAGTTGGCTACTGGTGGATACCTTGGAACCAGAGACTGCATACCAGTTCAGTGTCTTGGCTCAAAACAAGCTGGGTACCAGCTCCTTCAGTGAGGTGGTCACTGTGAACACTCTAG CATTCCCTGTAACAACTCCAGAGCCTCTGGTGTTGGTTACCCCACCGAGGTGCCTAACAGCCAACCGGACACAGCAAGGCGTCCTCTTGTCGTGGCTTCCTCCCGCTAACCACAGCTTCCCCATCGACCGCTACATCATGGAGTTCCGCGTCGCGGAGAGGTGGGAGATCTTGGACGATGGCATCCTGGGGACTGAGAGCGAGTTTTTTGCCAAGGACTTGTCCCAG GACACCTGGTATGAGTTCCGGGTCCTGGCAGTCATGCAGGATCTCATCAGCGAACCCAGCAACGTTGCTGGCGTGTCCAGTACAG ACGTATTCCCTCAGCCTGACCTGACGGACGAGGGTCTAGCCCGCCCAGTGCTGGCTGGCATCGTTGCCACCATCTGCTTCCTGGCTGCCGCCATCCTCTTCAGCACACTCGCCGCCTGCTTCGTCAACAAGCAACGCAAACGCAAGCTCAAGCGCAAGAAAG ACCCTCCTCTCTCGATAACCCACTGCAGGAAGAGTTTGGAGTCCCC GTTGTCTTCCGGCAAGGTGAGTCCTGAGAGCATCCGCACGCTCCGTCCACCCTCGGAGTCCTCTGACGACCAGGGCCCGCAGGCCAAGCGGATGCTGAGCCCCACCAAGGAGAAGGAACTCTCCCTTTACAAGAAGACCAAGCGAGCCATCAGCAGCAAGAAGTACAGCGTCTCCAAGGCGGAGGCCGAAGCTGAGGCCACCACCCCCATCGAGCTCATCAGCCGCGGGCCGGATGGCCGCTTTGTCATGGACCCAGCGGAGATGGAGCCCTCCCTGAAGACGCGGCGGATCGAGGGCTTCCCCTTCGTGGAGGAGACTGACATGTACCCCGAGTTCAGGCAGTCGGACGAGGAGAATGACGACCCCGTCGTCCCCACCTCCGTCACCGCCCTGAAAGCCCAGCTCACCCCTCTCTCCTCCAGCCAGGAGTCCTACCTTCAGCCACCAGCATACAGCCCCCGGTTCCACCGGGCGCTGGAGGGTCCCGGCGCCCTGCAGGCCACCGGCCAggcccgcccgccggccccccggGCTTTCCACCACCAGTTTTACGGttacctcagcagcagcagccccggggAGGTGGACCCACCGCCCTTCTACATGCCAGAAGTCAGCCCGCTGAGCTCAGTCATGTCCTCCCCACCGCTGCCCCCCGAGGGGCCCTTTGGACACCCCACCATCCCCGAGGAGAACGGGGAGAACGCCTCCAACAGCACGCTGCCCCTGGCCCAGACCCCCACGGGGGGCCGGTCCCCCgagccctggggcagggccgAGTTCCCCTTCGGCAGCCTGGAGCTGGCCCCCGCGCCGTtcccccaccagctccagccctgcgAGGCGGCCGAGGGCACCCAGCCCACCGGCTGCCTTCCTCGAGggccaccccccacctccctccaggTGGTCCCCGCGTCCTACCCGGGCATCTTGCCCCTGGAGGCACCAAAGAGCTGGACCGGCAAGTCACCCGGCAGGGGCCAACCCTCTgtgcccaccaccaccaagtgGCAGGACAAACCTATGCAACCCATGGGATGTCAAGGGCAGCTAAGACATACCAGCCAAGGTATGGGCATACCCGTGTTGCCTTACCACGAACCGTCCGAGCCCGTCGGCCCCAGCGGCACAAGCACATTCAGCCTGGACACCAGGTGGTACGAGCCCCAACCCCGACCTCGGCCCAGCCCTCGGCAGGTCAGGAGGGCTGAGCCCAGTTTACATCAGGTGGTGCTACAACCTTCGAGGCTTTCTCCTCTGACCCAAAGCCCCCTCAGCTCCCGCAACAGCTCCCCGGAGCTGACCGCCCgtgcccggccccggccgggcATCATCCAGCAGGCGGAGGTGTCGGAGatcaccctgcagccccccgcggCGGTCAGCTTCTCCCGCAAGTCCACGCCGTCGACGGGATCCCCCGCGCCGAGCAGCcaggggggcagccccagctaCCGACCTACCGCCACCTTCGCCTCCCTGGCCACTGGCTTCTCCGGCTCCCAGGGCTCCTCCCTGCCCGTGGACACCATGGATGTTTTCGGAGACATCCCTTCTCCAAGGAGGGCCGGCGAGGAGATTCTCCAACCAGAGCCGACATCCACCACGGTAGCCGCCACGGG GGTCTCTCTGGGCACGCTGCAGCATCCCTTTTGGAGACGGAATCCCGCGGGCTTTGCTAGGAAGAGGCTGGTGCCGCGGGCGCGGGTTGCATGGCCGCTGCCCTGGAGAGCTGGGTTTTAG